From Pseudomonas sp. FP2335, the proteins below share one genomic window:
- a CDS encoding sugar ABC transporter ATPase — translation MNSQSILVPKISTLPVHEPRARAIVRWLVRKNIIKEELTTCGRTGNRMAYAMADGARAVVLYPEALPFNEPINGLEIIYKRCIYTPAKGFLEEAGCPECRKEVGEALFESLEDWMPGHTDNFTCPLCGHEDDINGFLFLQECGFSNLGFIFNNWAEAGFKQSFIDEFADWLDQKMSWVKVEL, via the coding sequence ATGAACTCCCAAAGCATCCTTGTCCCGAAAATCTCCACCTTGCCCGTCCACGAACCCCGCGCCCGGGCGATTGTGCGTTGGCTGGTGCGCAAGAACATCATCAAGGAAGAACTCACCACCTGCGGGCGTACTGGCAACCGCATGGCCTACGCCATGGCCGATGGTGCGCGCGCCGTGGTGCTGTACCCCGAGGCGCTGCCGTTCAACGAGCCGATCAACGGCCTGGAGATCATCTACAAGCGCTGTATCTATACGCCGGCCAAGGGCTTCCTCGAAGAAGCGGGCTGCCCGGAATGCCGCAAGGAAGTCGGCGAGGCGCTGTTCGAAAGCCTGGAAGACTGGATGCCGGGCCACACCGACAACTTCACCTGTCCGCTGTGTGGGCATGAAGACGACATCAATGGCTTCCTCTTCCTACAGGAGTGCGGATTTTCCAACCTGGGATTCATCTTCAACAACTGGGCGGAGGCGGGGTTCAAGCAGAGCTTTATCGACGAATTTGCCGATTGGCTGGACCAGAAGATGAGTTGGGTCAAAGTCGAACTTTAA
- a CDS encoding sulfite exporter TauE/SafE family protein, producing the protein MSPVELMSQWSFGAVDWLVIGLGVAVAYIVFGIAGFGTALVAGPILILFMPLSKIIPLLVLLDFVAAFGNLLQSRRDVNKPELLRLLPCMAIGCTLGVVFLLNLHSDVLLLLMGLFISAYAIYSLAVKARPAQLAAGWSIPMGTVGGLFGALFGSGGFLYAIYLNSRLPKDAARATQSALISCSTVVRLSLFLIAGVYADLPLLMLALCLLPAMVLGLWFGRRLTMRLSRETFVRLVTWLVLASGIALIGRYLSA; encoded by the coding sequence ATGAGCCCGGTTGAGCTGATGAGCCAGTGGTCGTTTGGCGCTGTGGATTGGCTGGTGATCGGCCTGGGCGTGGCGGTGGCCTACATCGTGTTTGGTATCGCCGGTTTTGGCACGGCGCTGGTGGCGGGGCCGATCCTGATCCTGTTTATGCCGCTGTCCAAGATCATCCCACTGCTGGTGCTGCTGGATTTTGTCGCGGCGTTCGGCAATCTGCTGCAATCACGGCGCGATGTGAACAAGCCGGAGTTGCTGCGCTTGCTGCCGTGCATGGCGATCGGTTGCACCCTTGGCGTGGTGTTTTTGCTCAACCTGCACTCGGATGTGTTGCTGCTGTTGATGGGCCTGTTTATCAGTGCATATGCGATCTACAGCCTGGCCGTAAAAGCCCGGCCGGCGCAATTGGCGGCGGGTTGGTCGATCCCGATGGGCACCGTGGGCGGCTTGTTTGGGGCGTTGTTTGGCAGCGGCGGTTTTTTATACGCGATCTATCTGAACAGCCGCTTGCCCAAGGACGCGGCGCGCGCCACCCAGAGTGCGTTGATCAGTTGCAGCACGGTGGTGCGCTTGAGCCTGTTCCTGATTGCCGGGGTGTATGCGGATTTGCCGCTGTTGATGTTGGCGCTGTGCCTGTTGCCGGCGATGGTGTTGGGACTTTGGTTTGGGCGCAGGCTGACGATGCGCCTGTCCCGTGAAACCTTTGTGCGATTGGTGACCTGGCTGGTGCTGGCCAGCGGTATTGCATTGATCGGGCGGTACTTGAGCGCTTGA